The following proteins are encoded in a genomic region of Pseudodesulfovibrio mercurii:
- a CDS encoding HAD hydrolase family protein, with product MAAFPPVTLLVRNIGKSARFYKSALGFDLAWNGLLVGPYGQSLRLVEGRDATAGGCVIVTLEVPDVGRAVEAILDNGGGRAEKLMGDEPLYLGPDGEMLALTGRGLSGAERIRLVVYDFDGVMTDNQVTTDQNGHESIRANRSDGLGVGLIQRLGIRQVILSTEANPVVKARAGKIGLEALHGIRDKGSALLNLAAKYQLSMNAILYVGNDINDANAMGLAGFRVAPADAHPSILALADYVTEARGGHGVVRELADVLAAGRA from the coding sequence ATGGCCGCCTTTCCACCCGTCACCCTGCTGGTCCGAAACATCGGCAAGTCCGCCCGGTTCTACAAGAGCGCCCTGGGGTTCGACCTGGCCTGGAACGGCCTGCTGGTCGGTCCCTACGGCCAGTCCCTGCGCCTGGTGGAGGGCCGTGACGCCACGGCCGGTGGGTGCGTGATCGTCACCCTGGAGGTCCCGGACGTGGGCCGGGCCGTGGAGGCCATCCTGGACAACGGCGGCGGCCGGGCCGAGAAGCTGATGGGCGACGAGCCGCTGTACCTGGGGCCTGACGGTGAGATGCTCGCCCTGACCGGGCGCGGCCTGTCGGGCGCGGAGCGCATCCGGCTGGTGGTCTACGACTTCGACGGGGTCATGACGGACAACCAGGTGACCACCGACCAGAACGGGCACGAGTCCATCCGGGCCAACCGCAGCGACGGCCTGGGCGTGGGACTCATCCAGCGGCTCGGCATCCGCCAGGTCATCCTGTCCACCGAGGCCAACCCCGTGGTCAAGGCCCGGGCCGGCAAGATCGGCCTGGAGGCGCTCCACGGCATCCGCGACAAGGGGTCGGCCCTGCTCAACCTGGCCGCGAAATATCAGCTCTCCATGAACGCCATCCTGTACGTGGGCAACGACATCAACGACGCCAACGCCATGGGGCTGGCCGGATTCCGGGTCGCTCCCGCCGACGCCCACCCGTCCATCCTGGCCCTGGCCGACTACGTGACCGAGGCCAGGGGCGGCCACGGCGTGGTCCGCGAGCTGGCCGACGTGCTGGCGGCGGGCCGGGCCTAG
- a CDS encoding thermonuclease family protein, with product MHHRNTLFPRLFVLAIFCVCLGAGLLPACAPAADDTARLVKVLDGDSFRVTYRGSTLEVRLIGVDAPEYRQEYSRKARDFTRDFCQGKGLRLEFDKDPRDRYGRTLAYVYADGVMLNEALVRAGLAVPLVVKPNVRHAERIRQAEAEARQARRGFWSKGGLDMTPAQWRRSHPRK from the coding sequence ATGCACCACCGCAACACCCTTTTCCCGCGCCTGTTCGTTCTCGCCATCTTCTGCGTCTGTCTCGGCGCCGGGCTCCTGCCCGCCTGCGCCCCGGCCGCCGACGACACGGCCCGGCTGGTCAAGGTCCTGGACGGCGACTCCTTTCGCGTGACGTACCGGGGAAGTACCCTGGAGGTCCGGCTCATCGGCGTGGACGCCCCGGAATATCGGCAGGAATACAGCCGCAAGGCCCGCGACTTCACCCGTGATTTCTGCCAGGGCAAGGGGTTGCGCCTGGAGTTCGACAAGGACCCCCGCGACCGCTACGGCCGGACCCTGGCCTATGTCTACGCCGACGGCGTCATGCTCAACGAGGCGCTCGTCCGCGCCGGGCTGGCCGTCCCCCTGGTGGTCAAACCCAACGTCCGCCATGCCGAGCGCATCCGGCAGGCCGAGGCCGAGGCCCGGCAGGCGCGGCGCGGCTTCTGGAGCAAGGGCGGCCTGGACATGACCCCCGCCCAGTGGCGCAGGTCGCACCCCAGGAAATAG
- a CDS encoding MBL fold metallo-hydrolase, producing the protein MKLTFLVDNNALVGSQYLAEAGLSMFIEADGQRVLFDTGYSDAFLVNARRKGVDLLRLDWIALSHGHFDHTWGLGMLLRQYCESGLRDLPRANLLAHPKAVETKRHRGIMEFGPLLSRDKLASYFDLKLTTEPTWLTDSLVGLGEIERTMDFETPATLGERLENGEFVPDDLPDDTALTYVTDTGLVVIAGCAHTGICNTVEQAKKVTGVDRVRAVLGGFHLQKAGPERLGPTADYLAALDLEGLWCCHCTDLAAKIALAAQCPVREVGSGLSLEF; encoded by the coding sequence ATGAAACTGACTTTTCTGGTAGACAATAACGCGCTGGTGGGCAGCCAGTACCTGGCCGAGGCCGGGCTGTCCATGTTCATCGAGGCGGACGGACAACGGGTGCTGTTCGACACCGGGTATTCGGACGCGTTCCTGGTCAATGCCCGGCGCAAGGGCGTGGACCTGCTGCGCCTGGATTGGATCGCCCTGTCCCACGGCCACTTCGACCACACCTGGGGGCTGGGCATGTTGCTGCGCCAATATTGCGAATCCGGCCTCCGGGACCTGCCCCGGGCGAACCTGCTGGCCCACCCCAAGGCCGTGGAGACCAAGCGGCACCGAGGCATCATGGAATTCGGCCCCCTGCTGTCCAGGGACAAGCTGGCGAGCTATTTCGACCTGAAGCTCACGACCGAGCCCACCTGGCTGACCGACTCCCTGGTCGGCCTGGGCGAGATCGAGCGGACCATGGACTTCGAGACGCCCGCAACCCTGGGCGAACGGCTGGAAAACGGCGAATTCGTGCCGGACGACCTCCCGGACGACACGGCCCTGACCTACGTCACGGACACGGGGCTGGTGGTCATCGCGGGCTGCGCCCACACGGGCATCTGCAACACCGTGGAGCAGGCGAAAAAGGTGACGGGGGTGGACAGGGTGCGCGCGGTCCTGGGCGGTTTCCACCTGCAAAAGGCCGGACCCGAGCGGCTCGGCCCCACTGCGGACTACCTGGCCGCGCTCGATCTGGAGGGGCTGTGGTGCTGCCACTGCACGGATCTTGCCGCCAAGATCGCCCTGGCCGCCCAGTGCCCGGTCAGGGAAGTGGGCTCCGGCCTGAGCCTGGAGTTCTAG